In Azospirillaceae bacterium, a genomic segment contains:
- a CDS encoding alpha/beta hydrolase — translation MRFWGCALVAVAALAAPAFASAPPDTRTILGTVGKVVSPNGIDEAKVVEIGGIRQWITVRGKDRRNPILLVLHGGPAAPELPTRYLFEAPWADYFTVVEWDQRGAGKTYLLNDPAKVGPTLSADRIVQDAEELVAYLRATYGKQKVFVIGHSWGSLVGLKLAARRPEWLYAYIGAGQIINTVAAEKVNYAWALAEAHRRGDAQAITELEGIAPYPEKDGGLPLDKLGTERKWSVRFGGLTYGRDNYAFWENAETISPDYSDADFKAIDLGSAFSLPRLLPDMAKADFTGLTRLDCPLIIFAGRHDYTTPSEIVQAWFGKLTAPSKRFVWFENSAHMMYGEEPGRVLVHLVQDARPLAAAVGDVAPEANGP, via the coding sequence ATGCGTTTCTGGGGATGTGCTCTGGTGGCCGTCGCCGCCCTGGCCGCACCGGCGTTCGCGTCGGCACCACCCGATACCCGAACCATCCTGGGCACGGTGGGCAAGGTCGTCTCCCCCAACGGCATCGATGAGGCCAAGGTGGTGGAGATCGGTGGCATCCGGCAATGGATCACGGTGCGCGGCAAGGACAGGCGCAACCCCATCCTGCTGGTGCTGCACGGTGGCCCGGCCGCCCCGGAGCTGCCCACGCGTTACCTGTTCGAAGCGCCCTGGGCCGATTATTTCACCGTGGTGGAATGGGACCAGCGCGGTGCCGGCAAGACCTATCTGCTGAACGACCCGGCCAAAGTGGGGCCGACCCTGAGCGCCGACCGCATCGTCCAAGACGCGGAGGAACTGGTGGCCTATCTGCGCGCCACCTACGGCAAGCAGAAGGTGTTCGTCATCGGCCATTCCTGGGGCTCGCTGGTCGGCCTGAAGCTGGCCGCACGGCGGCCGGAATGGCTGTACGCCTATATCGGCGCCGGCCAGATCATCAACACGGTGGCAGCGGAGAAGGTCAATTACGCCTGGGCGCTGGCGGAGGCCCACCGCCGTGGCGACGCCCAGGCGATCACGGAGCTGGAGGGCATCGCCCCTTATCCGGAGAAGGACGGCGGCCTGCCGTTGGACAAGCTGGGGACGGAGCGCAAATGGTCGGTGAGGTTCGGTGGGTTGACCTATGGCCGCGACAATTACGCCTTCTGGGAAAACGCCGAGACCATCTCGCCTGACTATTCCGACGCCGACTTCAAGGCCATCGACCTGGGCAGCGCCTTTTCCCTGCCCAGGCTGCTGCCCGACATGGCGAAGGCCGATTTCACCGGCCTGACCCGGCTGGACTGTCCCCTGATCATCTTCGCCGGCCGGCATGACTACACCACGCCGTCGGAAATCGTGCAGGCCTGGTTCGGGAAACTGACGGCCCCATCCAAGCGGTTCGTCTGGTTCGAGAACTCCGCCCATATGATGTACGGCGAGGAACCGGGCCGGGTGCTGGTGCACCTGGTGCAGGATGCCCGGCCGCTGGCGGCGGCCGTGGGCGACGTGGCGCCGGAGGCGAACGGCCCATGA